Genomic window (Nitrospiria bacterium):
AGGACCAATCCCGAGTTTAAAATCGAAGGATTGAAAGAATTTTCATTTAGAAAATATATAGCATGAAGGGTTATGATTGTCAAATGAGAAGTCTTTGAGATTTCAATCAAAATCTTAAAAACCAAATTTTATTGACATCTGATATTGCCTGAGAATATGATTTTAACGATGGTCATCAAGGGAGAAAACCAAAACCCCGTGAAAAAAATTGGAATCATTGTAAAACCCCAGGCCACCGGGGTCAAAGATATATTGAATTCCCTGGTTCAATGGCTTTCCGAACAGGGGAAGGAAGTTATCATTGACGAGGAAACCGCCCAATTGGGGGGTGGGCACTCACCTCACCCTAAATCAAAAATCCCATCCATGGTGGATTTGATAATTGTTTTGGGAGGGGATGGAACCCTGCTAGGGGTAGCGCGCTTAGCCGCCGGGTTTGACGTTCCGATTCTGGGTGCTAATTTTGGAGGGCTAGGCTTCTTAACCGAGGTCACCCTGGAAGAAATTCAGCCCATTCTTTTAAAGATTTTTACCAATAATTATGTGATCGATGAAAGGGTTTTACTTCAAATTCAAATTATGCGAAATGGAAAAAAGGTAGCGGAATCCAATGCGCTCAATGATATCGTTGTGAGCAAAGGAACATTGGTTCGAATGATTTCTTTAGAAATACGGACCAACGGGGATTTAATTACATCCATTCGAGGAGATGGCTTGATCGTTTCTACCCCAACGGGTTCCACCGCCTACTCCCTTTCTGCAGGAGGGCCTATCCTTCATCCCTCCGTGGAAGCCCTTCTGCTCACTCCCATTTCTCCCCATATGTTAACCAATCGCCCCGTGGTGATCCCATTGAGCGCAAGGGTGGAAGTCATATTAAAAACACAGGAAAAAGGCCCTCTGACCATAATCGACGGACAGGTAGGGTTCGAGCTTTTTCCAGGGGACCTCCTGGAAATTTCAAGGGGAAAGCATAGGGTTCAATTAGTCCGATCTCCGGAAAAAAATTATTATGAAGTTCTTCGAAAGAAACTTAAATGGGGTGAAGGCTAGGCTCCTTTCAACCCGGCTTTTAACCCTCTTCATTTTTTTATCTTTTTTAACTATTTTAACGGGATGTACCAATCAATCAAATACCACCCCTTCTGCCTCGCCTGAAAAAAATTCCAACCCCTCTAAGGAGTCTTTTCCCTCGGCTCCAGGCCCCAATGAGAATTCTGTTTCAGTATCCGTCGGGGGGGAAGAACCCTTTGAAGAAATGGAAGTTCCTCCCGGACACATTTTACCATGGACCAGTTGGGCCATCGGTGCTTTAATCCGGGGTCTTGCCCCTGATGGGGACAACCTATGGATCGGAACCACCAACGGCCTGATCCGATTTCATAAAAAGAATGAAAGCTACAAAGTATTTACCACCAAAGATGGTCTCATGAATAATATTATTGTTTCCATTTTAGTGGGTCCGGATGGGGGAAAGTGGATCGGAACTTACGGAGGGGGATTACAGTATTATGATGATGAACAGTGGCGGGTGTTTACCCCCTATGGGAGAGGCACAACCCATTATGGCCCCCAATGGGTCAGCTATTCCCCTGGGGAAGGACTGGGGGACTTATGGGTTTATTCGGCCCTTTTTGATCCAGGAGGAGTTCTTTGGGTGGCCACTTGGAAAGGCGTGAGTCGGTTCGATGGTAAGGTGTTTAAAACCCTCTCTACCGGAGATGGAATGGTAGATAAATGGGTTTACACCATTAACGTGGATCGGGATGGGTCACTTTGGTTTGGAACCGAAGGAGGGGTCAACCGTTATGACGGTAAAAATTGGGACGTGTGGACCCATCAGGACGGGTTAGGGGCAGTTGAGAGCCTCATACGAGAAGAAGAAAAAGGAGCCCCTCAACTCCCACAAGGGCACCATCTGCAGGAAGGGAAAGGGGCCTCCGGATATAACCCCAATTATATTGTGAGTTCGGTAATCGATCAAAAAGGAATAAAATGGTTTGGGACCTGGGGAGGAGGGTTAAGCCGATTTGATGGGAAAAAGTGGAAAAATTACACCACCCAGGATGGTTTAGCAGGAAATACGGTTAATGCCATTGCCTTGGATCCCAATGGAATCCTTTGGATCGGGACGAATAATGGGGTCAGCCGTTATGACGGAAAAAACTTTAAAACATTTCAAACCATGGACGGTTTGCTTTCCAACAGCGTTTTTGCTGTGGCCATTGATGAAGACGGAGCAAAATGGTTCGGAACCTATGGGGGAGTCAGCCGTTATACCGGGCCCTAGGAAAATCCCCAAGTAAAACCAGCTGATTCAAAAGCAACTTTCCTTGCAACATAACTCAGCCTCTTTCAAAAAAAAACTAAATAGTTTACACTAAATTTACCCTTCCCTTTTTTTCTTAAAAAAATCCTCCCACTCTACACTTCCAACGCGTTGCATTTTTTGGAACCCCGGTGTATATTTTTCTAAGGAGTCTAAATGCCTGAATTAAGAAAAGATCCCATCACCGGGAGATGGGTCATTATTTCATCGGAACGGGGAAAAAGGCCCTCCGATTTTCAGCCGGAACAAACAAAAGGAAAAAGTCTGTTTTGCCCTTTTTGCCCGGGAAATGAATCCTCCACCCCCCCTGAAATTCTTTCCTTTCGCGAAATAGGAAGTATCCCCAATGGCCCCGGCTGGAGCCTTCGCGTCGTTCCCAACAAATTCCCAGCGCTTCAAATTGAAGGGCAGCAGGACAAATCCGGCGAAGGCCTTTACGATAAAATGAACGGGATCGGGGCCCATGAAGTTATTATTGAAACCCCAGACCATCACACCTCATTGGCCAACCTTCCCTTAAAAAAAATTGAAGATATCTTTTGGGCCTACCGGGATCGAATAATGGATTTAACTAAAGATCAACGGTTTAAATATATCCTCATTTTCAAAAATGAGGGAGAGGTTGCAGGGGCGACACTGGAACACGGTCATTCACAACTCATTGCGCTTCCCATTGTTCCCCGGCAGGTTTCCGAAGAAATTGATGGGGCATCTCATTACTTTGAGTATAAAGAGCGATGCATTTTTTGTGATATTGTTCGGCAGGAACTAGATTCTGGGCGTCGGCTCATTGCAGAAAACAATCACTTCGTTGCTTTGACCCCTTTTGCCCCGCGATTTCCCTATGAGACCTGGATCCTTCCGAAAAGACACAGCGCAAGTTTTGAACACTCACAGTCCGCAGATTTTGAGAGCCTTGCAAAAATGATCAAATTGATTCTTTTAAAAATGGATAAAGTGTTGAATATTCCGCCTTACAATTTCATGATTCACACCTGCCCTATTAAAAACCACATTGAAGAGTTTTTTCATTGGCACATTGAAATTATTCCAAAACTGACCCGAATCGCTGGTTTTGAATGGGGATCCGGATTTTATATCAACCCCACCGCCCCCGAGGAAGCCTCTTCCTTTCTTCGAGAGGCCAACGTATAATCTCCCTTGATGAACCCAAAGAACATTCTAATGCTATCATCCGAGGTCTCTCCTTTTGCAAAAACGGGGGGTTTAGGAGATGTCCTGGGGTCGCTTCCTTTGGCCCTTCGGGAATTGGGTTTTGACGTGCGGATCATGATGCCCCGGTACCAAGGTATCCACCCTGACCATTACTCCCATTCCCCCATCATTCCTTCCCTTCCCATTTCAACCGGTGGAGATTCCATCACCACCCAGGTTTGGGAAGGACGCTTGGGTCAAACCCTTCCCGTTTATTTTATTGACGCCCCCGCCTATTTTCAACGTGAAGGATTTTACGGAGATTCCCAAGAAGATTATCCCGATAATGCAGAACGGTTTTCTTTTTTCAACCGAGCAGCACTGGAAATAACCCGTACCCTCTCTTTTATCCCTCATATTATCCATTGTCATGATTGGCAAACCGCCCTTGCACCGGTATACTTAAAATTCCTTTACCCCAAGGACCGTTTTTTTAAAGAAACCCGAACCGTTTTTACCATCCATAATTTGGGGTTCCAGGGGCTTTTTGAGGCTTCCCATTTTTCCAAACTGGGACTTCCCCCCGAACTGTTTTCACTTGAGGGTTTGGAGTTTTATGGAAAAATTAACTTGATGAAAGGGGGACTTCTTTTTGCCGATCATCTGACCACCGTCAGCCAAAATTATTGCCAAGAAATCCAAAAAAAACCCTTAGGAAGTGGTTTAGAAGGCGTCCTGAAAAAAAGGTCAAACGATTTGGTGGGAATCCTCAACGGAATCAATACCCAACAATGGAATCCCGAAACAGACCCAAACTTGAAAGAGCGTTATTATCCAAAAAACCTGACGGGAAAGATCATCAATAAAGAAGAACTGCAACGCCAGCATGGGTTCCCCATCAAAAAAAATACGCCGTTAATCGGAATGGTCACCCGCTTGACCCGACAAAAGGGACTGGACCTGATCACCGATGCAGTGGATGAACTGATGAAATTGGACCTACAGCTTATTATTTTAGGAGCAGGGGAAAAACAATACCAGAATTTTTTATTAAATTTATCGAAAAGATACCCTCAAAAAACCCAGGTGAGAATCGGGTTTCAAGAAACACTGGCCCGCCAAATTTATGCTGGGTGCGATTTCTTTCTAATGCCCTCCCTGTATGAACCTTGCGGAATCAGTCAATTAATCAGTCTACGTTACGGAACCATTCCTATTGTAAGAAAAACAGGAGGTTTGGCAGACACGGTAAAAGAATTTAATCCCATTACCGGAAAAGGGCATGGCTTTTTATTCAACCATTACGAAAAGGAGAGTCTGTTAGCCACCCTCAATCAGGCATTGGACTGTTATAAAAACCCCCAACATCGAAAAAAACTCATTTTGAATGCCATGAAGTTGGACTTTTCCTGGAAAGCCTCCGCCCTCCTCTACAGGCAATTGTATGAAAAATTTTAGAGAAACCAAAGGTTGAAATTACAATAGGGGATCCGAAGGATTCTCTCCTCCCCTCAATGGACCCAATTTAATAAAAAAAATGGAACCTTCAACCCCACATTCCCCAGAACCCTTAGACACCTTTGAGATCCACATTGAGAAGTTGGTGGAAGGGGGGATGGGATTGGGCTATTTAAACGGGAAGGTGGTCTTTGTCCCCTGGACCCTCCCCGGTGAAAAAATTGAAATAAAACCAAACGACGGTCAAAAAGATTATATTAAAGCAAACCCAAGCCGGATACTCTCCCCCTCTCCCCACCGAATAAAACCCCCGTGCTCGTTCTACCAGGTATGCGGGGGATGTAATCTTCAACACATGGATTACACCCATCAGACCATTGAAAAAACCAACATTTTCAAGGAAACACTTTACAGAATTGGTAAGATTAGTCCTTCTCTCATCTTCCCCACGGTGTGCTCTAAACGCCCTTATTTTTATCGAAATCGGTGCCAGCTCCGGGTCCGTTTCCATGAGGGACGGAACCTTCTGGGTTACAACGAATTCCACACCCATCGCATTGTTCCGATAGAGGAATGTTTACTTTTGGAACCCCCGCTCAATGAAACCCTCAAAACCTTATCCCATACCTTTTCAGGCGCCTTGGCCATTCCCAATCTTCGGAGGATTCACATTCAATTTTCTTCCTCGGAAAAACAATTTTTGCTGTCACTTTATTCAGTAGGCCCCCTTTCCTTTCCCTTAAAACGCATCTATGACGCGCTCCGTTCTAATCTCCCGTTGAAAGGACTCATTGCTTACTCCTCCTCAGGCAGGCAAGTCCTCGGTTTGGATTTCCTTTTTCACCAATTGGGAACCTTTTCCTTCCGGGCAGGAGACCGAACCTTTGTTCAAATCCATTGGGAGCTTAATCACCTGTTGGTTGACCTCCTTTTAAAATGGATGTCCCCTTTGGCCGGAAAAAAGGTTCTGGAATTGTATTCCGGAATGGGAAATTTTTCACTTCCTCTTGCCCAGGAGGGGGCCACGGTTACCGGTTTGGATGAAAACCCCCACGCCATTCAGGATGCAATCCAAAACGCCAAACAAAATCAGGTTGAATCTTGCCGGTTCCAGCCTGCAAACTTATATTACGGCCTCCCAAAAAAACAGGATATTCCCAGAGAAGTGGATGCCCTCCTGGTGGACCCACCCCGGGAAGGCCTTTCCAAAAAGCTATGTCAGGATATTTTAGCCTTAGCTCCCCCGAGTATCGTTTACATTTCTTGTTCTCCATCTACATTGGCCCGGGATCTCCATCTTTTGACCCAAAATCATTTCCGCATAAAAAGGATACAACCCGTTGATCTTTTTCCCCAGACCCCGCATTTGGAGGCCATCGCTCATTTAGAACGAAAAGGATAGTCCCTTTTGAACTCATTGGGAAAACAGAATGAGCCAAAGAGGTCCATCGAAGAAAAAAATAAAACAAAACCGAATTTTCTAAGGGATGACACGGGAAAGGAAACTATGGTATATTGCAGATTGTAAGATTTTAATGAGTATAAACGAACCAATAGAAATGTTTTCAATGGAGTTCAAAAATGACGGTTCAGGAATTAGTAAATCGGTTTCCCGAAATCCCACAGGATCTTCACAACGAACCTGTTTTGGCCCAATTTGCCGAAGCCTGTGATGAAATTCTCAGAAAAGCACAAAAACCCAGTGCTTGTTCCACTGAACATGATGCCGGAAACCAATTTTACTTAAAACTCATTGGTCCTTTATCGATCTACCGATATGGCCTCTCAACACGGGAAAAGGTTCTGAGCCAATTGCAGGAGATCCTCGATCACCAAAAAACAGACCCAGAAGGTTTTTCGGAACGCCTTCTCACCCCAGATACGGTGGATAAAGAGGTCAAAGGGCCCGGTTGCTCTTAAACTCTATAAAACACCCTCGGGTAAGGGTCAAACCGGTATTTCTTCCTCTTTAAGATTGGCCCTCCAAACCGTTCATGTTTTCTCAATTTGCCTCTACATTTTGCCAAGACATCAATCCTCTCTATCGTGAATACCATCGGATGGTGGCCCAGGGTGAAACCATTATCGATCTGATATCGGGTAATGTAAGCCATCAAAACCTCTTTTATCCCCAAAAGACCTTAAAAAAGATCC
Coding sequences:
- a CDS encoding NAD(+)/NADH kinase, which translates into the protein MKKIGIIVKPQATGVKDILNSLVQWLSEQGKEVIIDEETAQLGGGHSPHPKSKIPSMVDLIIVLGGDGTLLGVARLAAGFDVPILGANFGGLGFLTEVTLEEIQPILLKIFTNNYVIDERVLLQIQIMRNGKKVAESNALNDIVVSKGTLVRMISLEIRTNGDLITSIRGDGLIVSTPTGSTAYSLSAGGPILHPSVEALLLTPISPHMLTNRPVVIPLSARVEVILKTQEKGPLTIIDGQVGFELFPGDLLEISRGKHRVQLVRSPEKNYYEVLRKKLKWGEG
- a CDS encoding two-component regulator propeller domain-containing protein, with translation MKARLLSTRLLTLFIFLSFLTILTGCTNQSNTTPSASPEKNSNPSKESFPSAPGPNENSVSVSVGGEEPFEEMEVPPGHILPWTSWAIGALIRGLAPDGDNLWIGTTNGLIRFHKKNESYKVFTTKDGLMNNIIVSILVGPDGGKWIGTYGGGLQYYDDEQWRVFTPYGRGTTHYGPQWVSYSPGEGLGDLWVYSALFDPGGVLWVATWKGVSRFDGKVFKTLSTGDGMVDKWVYTINVDRDGSLWFGTEGGVNRYDGKNWDVWTHQDGLGAVESLIREEEKGAPQLPQGHHLQEGKGASGYNPNYIVSSVIDQKGIKWFGTWGGGLSRFDGKKWKNYTTQDGLAGNTVNAIALDPNGILWIGTNNGVSRYDGKNFKTFQTMDGLLSNSVFAVAIDEDGAKWFGTYGGVSRYTGP
- the galT gene encoding galactose-1-phosphate uridylyltransferase, giving the protein MPELRKDPITGRWVIISSERGKRPSDFQPEQTKGKSLFCPFCPGNESSTPPEILSFREIGSIPNGPGWSLRVVPNKFPALQIEGQQDKSGEGLYDKMNGIGAHEVIIETPDHHTSLANLPLKKIEDIFWAYRDRIMDLTKDQRFKYILIFKNEGEVAGATLEHGHSQLIALPIVPRQVSEEIDGASHYFEYKERCIFCDIVRQELDSGRRLIAENNHFVALTPFAPRFPYETWILPKRHSASFEHSQSADFESLAKMIKLILLKMDKVLNIPPYNFMIHTCPIKNHIEEFFHWHIEIIPKLTRIAGFEWGSGFYINPTAPEEASSFLREANV
- the glgA gene encoding glycogen synthase GlgA; translation: MLSSEVSPFAKTGGLGDVLGSLPLALRELGFDVRIMMPRYQGIHPDHYSHSPIIPSLPISTGGDSITTQVWEGRLGQTLPVYFIDAPAYFQREGFYGDSQEDYPDNAERFSFFNRAALEITRTLSFIPHIIHCHDWQTALAPVYLKFLYPKDRFFKETRTVFTIHNLGFQGLFEASHFSKLGLPPELFSLEGLEFYGKINLMKGGLLFADHLTTVSQNYCQEIQKKPLGSGLEGVLKKRSNDLVGILNGINTQQWNPETDPNLKERYYPKNLTGKIINKEELQRQHGFPIKKNTPLIGMVTRLTRQKGLDLITDAVDELMKLDLQLIILGAGEKQYQNFLLNLSKRYPQKTQVRIGFQETLARQIYAGCDFFLMPSLYEPCGISQLISLRYGTIPIVRKTGGLADTVKEFNPITGKGHGFLFNHYEKESLLATLNQALDCYKNPQHRKKLILNAMKLDFSWKASALLYRQLYEKF
- a CDS encoding class I SAM-dependent RNA methyltransferase; the encoded protein is MEPSTPHSPEPLDTFEIHIEKLVEGGMGLGYLNGKVVFVPWTLPGEKIEIKPNDGQKDYIKANPSRILSPSPHRIKPPCSFYQVCGGCNLQHMDYTHQTIEKTNIFKETLYRIGKISPSLIFPTVCSKRPYFYRNRCQLRVRFHEGRNLLGYNEFHTHRIVPIEECLLLEPPLNETLKTLSHTFSGALAIPNLRRIHIQFSSSEKQFLLSLYSVGPLSFPLKRIYDALRSNLPLKGLIAYSSSGRQVLGLDFLFHQLGTFSFRAGDRTFVQIHWELNHLLVDLLLKWMSPLAGKKVLELYSGMGNFSLPLAQEGATVTGLDENPHAIQDAIQNAKQNQVESCRFQPANLYYGLPKKQDIPREVDALLVDPPREGLSKKLCQDILALAPPSIVYISCSPSTLARDLHLLTQNHFRIKRIQPVDLFPQTPHLEAIAHLERKG